From a single Nicotiana tomentosiformis chromosome 2, ASM39032v3, whole genome shotgun sequence genomic region:
- the LOC104106260 gene encoding UDP-xylose transporter 1-like encodes MGEKTNLQLGVVGALFLSVASSVSIVICNKALMSNLGFPFATTLTSWHLMVTFVTLHVALRFNFFENKPIDMKTVMLFGILNGVSIGFLNLSLGFNSIGFYQMTKLAIIPFTVLLETIFLKKQFRRNIKFSLLILLLGVGIASITDLQLNFVGTVLSLLAIVTTCVGQILTNTIQKRLNISSTQLLYQSAPYQAAILFVTGPLVDQFLTKKNVFAYKYSNVVLGFILLSCLIAVSVNFSTFLVIGKTSPVTYQVLGHLKTCLVLGFGYTLLHDPFTSRNILGILVAIVGMGLYSYFCTLETKKKQPGDHSAPQVKEKDIATPLLAGKDGYQDKENHETKKLSKDSLV; translated from the exons ATGGGTGAGAAGACAAACTTGCAGCTGGGTGTGGTAGGAGCATTATTTCTGTCAGTGGCATCCTCAGTCTCCATTGTTATCTGCAACAAAGCTTTGATGAGCAATCTTGGTTTTCCATTTG CAACAACGTTGACAAGTTGGCATCTGATGGTGACATTTGTTACACTTCATGTGGCACTTAGATTCAATTTCTTTGAGAACAAACCTATTGATATGAAGACTGTGATGCTCTTTGGTATCTTAAATGGAGTTTCCATTGGCTTTCTCAATCTTAGCCTCGGTTTTAATTCTATTGGCTTCTACCAG ATGACAAAGTTAGCAATTATACCTTTCACTGTACTTTTAGAAACCATTTTCTTGAAGAAGCAATTCAG ACGGAATATTAAGTTCTCTCTGTTAATTTTGCTGCTTGGAGTTGGCATTGCCTCCATTACTGATCTTCAGCTCAATTTTGTTGGCACAGTCCTCTCTCTACTAGCCATTGTTACAACTTGTGTTGGACAAATT CTTACCAACACAATTCAGAAGAGGCTCAATATCTCATCTACACAGCTGTTGTACCAGTCAGCCCCTTACCAAGCAGCTATTCTATTTGTGACAGGGCCTTTGGTGGATCAATTCCTTACCAAAAAGAATGTTTTTGCCTACAAATACTCTAATGTTGTGTTG GGGTTCATATTGCTGTCATGCCTGATTGCTGTGTCAGTGAATTTCAGCACATTTTTGGTGATTGGAAAGACATCACCAGTTACATACCAAGTGTTAGGCCACTTAAAAACATGCCTTGTTCTAGGATTTGGTTATACACTGCTGCATGATCCCTTCACATCAAGAAACATTCTTGGTATACTAGTAGCCATTGTTGGAATGGGGTTGTATTCCTATTTTTGCACACTTGAAACCAAAAAGAAACAGCCTGGAGATCATTCTGCACCTCAA GTTAAAGAAAAAGATATTGCTACACCACTTCTAGCAGGGAAGGATGGTTATCAAGATAAGGAAAATCATGAAACGAAGAAGTTATCCAAGGATTCTCTTGTTTAA